In Terriglobia bacterium, one genomic interval encodes:
- a CDS encoding IS1 family transposase, translated as MNQLPNHKRVQVIAALVEGTSINATCRMTGVAKHTVLSLLRDPGCAAAAYHHRHVRGLRVHRLQCDEIWSFVGAKKKNASPEKKAEGWGDVWTWTAIDADSKLCVTFYMGGRDKAAAWEFMQDCADRIVGRPQITTDAHSAYLNAVEDAFGADADYAMLHKIYGAPTPDESRYSPATCIGCDMKVVSGNPDPKHVSTSYVERQNLTMRMCMRRFTRLTNGFSKKLENHGHALALYFMHYNFCRIHKTLRVTPAMEAGIADHLWSLEELVALLESKRKTHIAA; from the coding sequence ATGAACCAGCTACCAAATCACAAGCGTGTTCAGGTCATCGCTGCTTTGGTAGAGGGAACCTCGATCAACGCAACCTGCCGCATGACCGGAGTTGCGAAGCACACGGTTCTGAGCCTACTCCGCGATCCTGGATGTGCTGCGGCTGCATATCACCATCGCCATGTGCGCGGCCTCCGTGTTCACCGTTTGCAGTGTGACGAAATCTGGAGCTTCGTCGGCGCGAAGAAGAAGAACGCCAGTCCCGAAAAAAAGGCGGAAGGGTGGGGCGATGTTTGGACCTGGACGGCCATTGATGCCGACAGCAAGTTATGCGTCACGTTTTACATGGGCGGTCGGGATAAAGCAGCCGCGTGGGAATTCATGCAGGATTGCGCCGACCGCATCGTTGGACGGCCACAGATCACGACTGACGCGCACAGCGCCTACCTGAACGCTGTGGAGGATGCGTTCGGGGCCGATGCCGATTACGCGATGCTGCACAAAATATATGGCGCACCCACTCCTGACGAATCGCGTTATAGCCCCGCAACTTGCATCGGCTGCGACATGAAAGTGGTCAGCGGAAACCCCGACCCGAAGCACGTCAGCACTTCATACGTGGAGCGGCAGAATTTGACGATGAGAATGTGCATGCGCCGCTTCACTCGACTGACAAACGGATTCAGCAAGAAGCTGGAGAATCACGGTCACGCGCTGGCGCTGTATTTCATGCACTACAACTTTTGCCGGATTCATAAGACCTTACGTGTGACACCCGCGATGGAAGCAGGGATTGCGGATCACCTTTGGTCTCTTGAAGAACTCGTAGCCCTGCTTGAATCGAAGCGGAAAACTCACATTGCTGCTTAA
- a CDS encoding type II toxin-antitoxin system RelE/ParE family toxin has protein sequence MPLEVVFRDDALRELATNKNARSGYPQAVEKKYRLRIQQIVSAVDERDFYRHASLHFEKLKGDRDHQHSMRINDQWRLIVEFDGEAPNKRIVIVAIEDYH, from the coding sequence ATGCCGCTGGAGGTGGTGTTCCGTGACGATGCGCTCCGGGAGCTGGCGACAAACAAGAACGCTAGGAGCGGCTATCCGCAAGCGGTCGAAAAGAAGTACCGCCTGCGCATTCAGCAAATTGTTTCTGCCGTTGATGAACGGGATTTTTACCGACACGCATCACTTCACTTCGAGAAATTGAAGGGAGACCGAGACCATCAACATTCAATGCGGATCAACGATCAATGGCGATTGATTGTGGAATTCGATGGCGAAGCTCCGAACAAGCGAATTGTGATCGTTGCAATTGAGGACTACCACTAG